The following are encoded in a window of Balaenoptera ricei isolate mBalRic1 chromosome 1, mBalRic1.hap2, whole genome shotgun sequence genomic DNA:
- the TACSTD2 gene encoding tumor-associated calcium signal transducer 2, with the protein MARGPGLALPWPSLLPPLLLLAAVIGHAAAQDNCTCPTNKMTVCERSGPDGRCQCRVLGSGLEVNCSTLTSKCLLLKARMSAPKSGRALVQPSEHALVDNDGLYNPDCDQQGRFKARQCNQTSVCWCVNSVGVRRTDKGDLSLRCDELVRTHHILIELRRRTDGRAFNHSDLDAELRRLFWERYLLHPKFVAAVHYEHPTIQIELLQNTSQKVAGEVDIADAAYYFERDVKGDSLFPGHRGLDVRVRGEPLLLERTLIYYLDEKSPQFSMKRLTSGLIAVIVVVVVALVAGVAVLVITNRRKSGKYKKVEIKELGEMRKEPSL; encoded by the coding sequence ATGGCCCGAGGTCCGGGCCTCGCGCTGCCGTGGCCGTCGCTGCTGCCGCCGCTCCTGCTGCTGGCGGCGGTGATCGGCCACGCGGCCGCGCAGGACAACTGCACGTGCCCCACCAACAAGATGACCGTGTGCGAACGGAGCGGCCCGGACGGCCGCTGCCAGTGCCGCGTGCTCGGCTCGGGCCTGGAGGTCAACTGCTCCACGCTCACGTCCAAGTGCCTGCTGCTCAAGGCGCGCATGAGCGCCCCGAAGAGCGGCCGCGCGCTGGTGCAGCCGAGCGAGCACGCGCTCGTGGACAACGACGGCCTGTACAACCCGGACTGCGACCAGCAGGGCCGCTTCAAGGCGCGCCAGTGCAACCAGACGTCCGTGTGCTGGTGCGTGAACTCGGTGGGCGTGCGCCGCACGGACAAGGGCGACCTGAGCCTGCGCTGCGACGAGCTGGTGCGCACGCACCACATCCTCATCGAACTGCGCCGCCGCACGGACGGCCGCGCCTTCAACCACTCGGACCTGGATGCCGAGCTGCGGCGGCTTTTCTGGGAGCGTTACCTGCTGCACCCCAAGTTCGTGGCGGCCGTGCACTACGAGCACCCCACCATCCAGATCGAGCTGCTGCAGAACACGTCGCAGAAGGTCGCCGGCGAGGTGGACATCGCCGACGCCGCCTACTACTTCGAGAGGGACGTCAAGGGCGACTCGCTGTTCCCCGGCCACCGCGGCCTCGACGTGCGCGTGCGCGGAGAGCCCCTGCTGCTGGAGCGGACGCTCATCTACTACCTGGATGAGAAGTCCCCCCAGTTCTCCATGAAGCGCCTCACCAGCGGCCTCATCGCCGTCATCGTGGTGGTCGTGGTGGCTCTGGTCGCCGGCGTGGCCGTCCTGGTGATCACCAACCGGAGGAAGTCGGGGAAGTACAAGAAGGTGGAGATCAAGGAACTGGGGGAGATGAGAAAGGAACCGAGCTTGTAG